One genomic segment of Alkalimarinus alittae includes these proteins:
- a CDS encoding PilZ domain-containing protein encodes MSNQAAIERRQFYRVSDRALVDIRVLNHIDDDAESQFDLTPTFSVLREFHQLDVESNHLLRQITDKDKSLGSYLKSLNAKLDALARGVALNNRSIDESKLSDINLSEGGISISVDQAIATNSAVAIQFLLIPSFTSLILKGRVINVENKQDELTVHIQFYALDSFNQQLIARHIIRKQSRDRKVTLIK; translated from the coding sequence ATGTCTAACCAAGCAGCTATTGAGCGTCGACAGTTTTACCGAGTGAGTGATCGTGCATTAGTAGACATTAGAGTGCTGAACCATATTGATGACGACGCAGAATCGCAATTTGACCTAACGCCTACTTTCTCTGTGCTTCGAGAATTTCACCAACTCGATGTAGAATCTAATCACCTTCTTCGTCAAATTACCGACAAAGATAAAAGTCTCGGCTCATATCTAAAAAGCCTCAACGCTAAACTGGATGCACTCGCACGCGGTGTAGCGCTTAATAACCGGTCGATTGATGAATCAAAACTCAGCGATATAAACTTAAGCGAAGGCGGCATATCCATAAGTGTTGACCAAGCTATCGCCACCAATAGTGCTGTCGCGATACAGTTCTTATTAATACCCTCTTTTACGAGCTTAATTTTAAAAGGACGGGTTATCAACGTTGAAAACAAACAAGACGAACTCACCGTTCATATTCAGTTTTACGCGCTAGATAGTTTTAACCAACAATTAATCGCTCGCCATATCATTCGCAAACAAAGTCGTGACCGAAAAGTGACCCTTATAAAGTAA